From Laspinema palackyanum D2c, the proteins below share one genomic window:
- a CDS encoding HNH endonuclease: MQCGLCQREMENLTVHHLIPKQKNGAKGPRVDICSACHRQVHALFDNARLAQELNTVEKLQEEPQMRKFLAWVKKQKPDKRIKVDR, from the coding sequence ATGCAGTGTGGACTCTGCCAACGAGAGATGGAGAACCTCACGGTTCATCACCTGATTCCGAAACAAAAAAATGGAGCAAAAGGGCCAAGGGTTGATATTTGTTCAGCCTGTCATCGTCAGGTTCATGCACTCTTTGATAATGCTCGACTGGCGCAAGAACTGAATACGGTGGAAAAACTCCAGGAAGAACCCCAAATGAGGAAGTTTTTAGCTTGGGTAAAGAAGCAAAAGCCGGATAAACGGATTAAAGTTGATCGCTAA
- a CDS encoding vWA domain-containing protein, whose product MNAAERDLRLEMLNSLLTTPHRKLENVAELHQLMVELDPIFYGHLGVWYSKNGDVRDHKEVFVGHLLTSPLTAHRDAGFVMLQGLPPYQVGRVVDFMKQHRGKVPRSSRTAVTQYLRDREKNASFFDRAALRNRSAMKHLYASLHIKPSDRADAVLFKNKPPQDSLAYILKQLAKSPNPAEQAALIVEHNIPYPIAVGAIKQLTPTVLVALINSMSAQEVINNMKSLQARGAMDHPDVKALIEGKLQKAQTSDRVSAYKARVAAEAANLDAATTAQLEQITNEQVKKRGKISKPTGLLVDKSGSMDSAIAVGKRLAAMISGISEAALYVYAFDTMPYPVTAQGAELSDWERAFDGINAGGGTSVGCALEAMRRKKQVVDQIILVTDEGENGHPYFADVYQTYSRELAVMPNVLIVRVGHSCDWVETQLKQKQVPVETFTFGGDYYSLPNLVPLLSRPSRLDLLMEILDTPLPVRQNK is encoded by the coding sequence ATGAATGCAGCAGAACGGGATTTAAGACTGGAAATGTTGAATAGTTTGCTGACTACCCCACACCGAAAATTGGAAAATGTGGCAGAATTACATCAGCTAATGGTGGAACTGGACCCGATTTTTTACGGCCATTTGGGGGTTTGGTATAGCAAAAATGGGGATGTCCGAGATCATAAAGAAGTCTTTGTCGGGCATTTACTCACCAGTCCCTTAACCGCACATCGGGACGCCGGTTTTGTGATGCTGCAAGGGTTGCCTCCCTATCAAGTTGGACGGGTTGTAGACTTTATGAAGCAGCATCGGGGGAAAGTACCGCGTTCCTCACGCACGGCAGTGACTCAATATCTGCGCGATCGCGAAAAAAATGCCAGCTTCTTCGATCGCGCCGCACTTCGCAACCGGAGTGCCATGAAACATCTGTATGCCAGCTTGCATATCAAACCGAGCGATCGCGCCGATGCAGTCCTGTTTAAAAACAAACCCCCCCAGGATTCCCTCGCCTATATCCTCAAGCAACTGGCAAAATCGCCCAATCCGGCAGAACAAGCGGCCCTGATTGTGGAACATAATATCCCCTATCCGATCGCCGTTGGTGCAATTAAACAGTTAACCCCAACCGTCTTAGTCGCACTGATTAACTCGATGTCGGCGCAGGAAGTCATCAATAACATGAAATCCCTGCAAGCGCGAGGTGCGATGGATCATCCCGATGTCAAAGCGTTGATTGAGGGGAAATTGCAAAAAGCGCAAACCAGCGATCGCGTCTCTGCCTACAAAGCGCGAGTTGCTGCCGAGGCTGCTAACCTGGATGCTGCCACCACCGCGCAGTTAGAACAAATTACTAATGAACAAGTCAAAAAGCGCGGAAAAATCAGCAAACCCACGGGATTGCTGGTGGACAAATCCGGTTCAATGGACTCGGCGATCGCAGTCGGTAAGCGTCTAGCTGCCATGATTTCCGGGATTTCCGAAGCGGCACTCTATGTCTATGCCTTCGATACCATGCCTTACCCAGTCACTGCTCAGGGTGCTGAATTAAGCGACTGGGAACGCGCTTTCGATGGGATTAACGCCGGTGGCGGCACCAGTGTCGGTTGTGCCTTAGAAGCCATGCGTCGGAAAAAGCAGGTGGTGGACCAAATCATCCTAGTTACAGATGAAGGTGAGAATGGTCATCCCTATTTCGCCGATGTTTATCAAACCTACTCTCGCGAATTAGCGGTGATGCCGAATGTGCTAATCGTCCGTGTGGGACATTCTTGCGATTGGGTAGAAACCCAACTCAAGCAGAAGCAAGTGCCGGTGGAAACCTTCACCTTTGGCGGGGATTACTATTCCTTACCGAATCTCGTCCCCTTGCTGTCTCGTCCCTCGCGACTGGATTTGCTGATGGAGATTTTGGACACACCCTTACCGGTGCGTCAAAATAAATAA
- a CDS encoding GNAT family N-acetyltransferase: MMTTLTKRGYTGETDLEPIAALINACEAVDCLDEGSSIAELRQEIEAPDVDRDRNLRLWETPEGTLIGFAQLWIPESGEVRDGFLWFRVHPMFRGGTVEGEIVAWGETRMQEVSRECGVPVSLRSGTRESDGDRIQFLESCGFAINRYFFRMERVAAEPIPTPKLPSEFTVQIGEQQKHGDAWVELYNQSFIDHWNFHPLTRDRLDHELAHLPYQPAFDLVAVSPDGQFAGFCYCTIHAEKNRQTGRNEGWITVLGTRRGFRNQGIGRALLLAGMQQLQAAGVETILLSVDAQSPTGALKLYESVGFRKSFAKIALSKALDTPELAN, from the coding sequence ATGATGACAACTTTAACAAAACGCGGCTATACGGGAGAAACGGATTTAGAGCCGATCGCGGCTTTAATTAACGCTTGTGAGGCGGTCGATTGCCTGGATGAAGGGAGTTCCATCGCCGAACTGCGCCAAGAAATTGAAGCGCCTGACGTCGATCGCGATCGCAATCTTCGCCTCTGGGAAACTCCAGAGGGGACATTGATAGGGTTCGCACAACTTTGGATTCCTGAATCCGGTGAGGTTCGGGATGGTTTCCTCTGGTTTCGGGTGCATCCGATGTTCCGAGGCGGAACCGTGGAAGGGGAAATCGTGGCATGGGGTGAGACGCGAATGCAGGAAGTCAGTCGGGAGTGTGGTGTGCCGGTGAGCTTGCGATCGGGAACCAGGGAATCCGATGGCGATCGCATTCAGTTTTTAGAAAGCTGTGGATTCGCCATCAATCGCTATTTCTTCCGCATGGAACGAGTCGCTGCTGAACCGATACCAACCCCTAAGTTACCCTCTGAATTTACCGTGCAGATTGGGGAACAGCAAAAGCATGGGGATGCTTGGGTTGAACTGTACAACCAGAGTTTTATTGACCATTGGAATTTTCACCCCTTAACTCGCGATCGCCTGGATCATGAATTAGCCCATCTTCCTTATCAGCCCGCCTTTGATTTAGTAGCCGTCTCTCCTGATGGGCAATTTGCCGGTTTTTGTTATTGTACAATTCATGCTGAAAAAAATCGGCAGACTGGACGAAATGAAGGCTGGATTACAGTCCTAGGAACCCGTCGGGGCTTCCGCAATCAAGGCATCGGACGAGCGCTTTTGTTAGCGGGTATGCAGCAGTTACAAGCGGCTGGAGTTGAAACTATTCTATTGAGTGTGGATGCCCAAAGTCCGACTGGAGCCTTGAAACTTTATGAATCCGTCGGGTTTCGTAAATCTTTCGCAAAAATTGCGCTATCAAAAGCACTTGACACTCCGGAACTAGCAAATTGA